In a genomic window of Hippoglossus stenolepis isolate QCI-W04-F060 chromosome 17, HSTE1.2, whole genome shotgun sequence:
- the si:ch211-199g17.9 gene encoding synaptonemal complex central element protein 1 yields the protein MSTFSGFNLEDMVNVTPPKTGEEPQEPKVEQLMSKLRRLQQGKRALEEELKELKSVCDSLQKELATFQTEAYQLEGIHKENEELCRKLQFQCEESEQDSARQLNQNKKSEELLEQYRCEIQEFKLKLRKQRMKFEKQLHQLIEQHKNLHSIFSPERLPDEIQSIESTKSQLTSAEQLKLAQLFHLDEELEDVRKQKQLGATAAETVEQ from the exons ATGAGCACGTTTTCAG GATTCAACCTTGAGGACATGGTTAATGTTACACCACCGAAAACAG GTGAAGAACCACAGGAGCCCAAAGTGGAACAGCTGATGAGCAAACTGAGGCGGCTCCAACAAG gTAAACGAGCCCTGGAAGAAGAACTCAAGGAGTTGAAATCAGTCTGTGACTCTTTGCAGAAAGAACTGGCTACTT TTCAAACTGAAGCTTACCAACTGGAGGGGATCCATAAAGAAAATGAAG AGTTGTGCAGGAAGCTGCAGTTCCAGTGTGAGGAGTCTGAGCAGGACTCTGCCAG acaGTTAAATCAGAACAAGAAAAGTGAGGAACTGCTGGAACAGTACAGATGTGAAATCCAGGAATTCAAACTTAAACTTCGGAAGCAGCG GATGAAGTTTGAGAAGCAACTTCATCAGCTGATAGAGCAGCATAAGAATCTGCACTCCATCTTT TCTCCAGAAAGGCTCCCAGATGAAATACAGAGTATCGAGAGCACAAAAAGTCAACTGACATCAGCTG AGCAGCTGAAGTTGGCTCAGCTGTTCCACCTCGACGAGGAGCTCGAGGATGTCAGGAAACAGAAGCAGTTGGGAGCAACAGCTGCAGAGACTGTGGAGCAGTAA